In Xanthomonas campestris pv. phormiicola, the DNA window CGCCACTGCACGGCGCCATGCGGATCGGCCTGCGCCGCCGAGCCGATCGCGCCGGTCAGCAGCGACAGCAGCGGCGAGCACAGATAGACCGCCAGCGCCATCCACGGCAACCAGCGCGTCGGCGCCTCGCGGAAGGCGAGCAGCATGAACGCCAGCAGCGCGTAGCTGACCAGGATGTCGCCGGACCACAGCAGCACCGCATGCAGCACGCCGATCAGCAGCAACGCCGCGCTGCGGCGCACGAAGAAGCCGCCGAACTCGCGCAGCGCCGCCTCGGCGCGCTGCGCCATCACCGCGAAACCCATGCCGAACAGCAACGAGAACAAGGTGTAGAACTTGCCCTGCACCAGCAGGTAGACCGCCGCGTCGGCGATGCGGTCGGCGCCGCGCAACAGCGGATCCAGCCCGGTCATCGCCGCATCCAGGGGACCGACGAAGCCCTCGATGTTCATCAGCAGGATGCCGAGCAGGGCGAAGCCGCGCAGCACGTCCAGGGCGGCGATGCGTTCGGCGGGCGCGACGGGCTGCAGCACGGGAGCGGAGGAAGCCAAGGCGTGGCACCGGACGAAAGACCGGCGATTATCCATCGCCGCGGCGCCGATGCGCCAAGGTGCATGCGGCGCAGTGCGCGCCGGCGGCGCGCCGGGCGCTGCGCCGCCGCTCAGCGCTGCCGACCAGGCAGCGACGGCGCCGCCGGCAGCGGCGCGACGGCGGACGCGGACCCGTAGCAGCCGGATCCGCGCCAGCCTCGATCAATGGTGATGACCGCCGTCGCCGTGCACGTGGCCGTGCTCGATCTCTTCCGGCTTGGCTTCGCGCACCTCGAGGATCTCCACGTCGAAATGCAGGTCCTTGCCCGCCATCGGGTGGTTGAGGTCGACGTCGACCACGCTCATGCCGACCTTCTGCACGGTCACCGCGCGCGGGCCGAAGTTGGTCTGCAACACCACCTGGCTGCCCGGCTGCAGCTTGGTCGCGCCGAAATGCTTCTTCGGCACGCGCTGGGTCAGGCCCTCGCGGTAGTCGCCGTAGGCATCCTTGGCGGCCACATCGACGCCGAAGCTGGCGCCGGCTTCCTGGTCCAGCATCGCGTTCTCCAGGCCCGGGATGATGTTGCCGTGGCCGATCAGGATCACCAGCGGATCGCGGTCCTTGGACGTCTCGATCGGCGCCTGGCCGGCTTCGGAGACGGTGTAGTGGAAACGGACGACGCGGTCTTTTTCGATCTTCATGTGCAACTCTGCGCTGTGGCTGCCGATGGCAGACGGTGTGGACGGCTTGTCGGCCGACGGGAGCGCCGCCATGATGGCGGCCATCTAAGGTTGCGCATTATCCCGGCTCCATGCAGAACAAGCCAGTTGCAACGTCCACGCGGCGCCGTCTTCCCTGCTGGGCGGCCCTGCTGTGCATGGCCGTGCTGGCCGCCTGCGGCCGCCACGAGGTGCGCCCGTCGCGTCCGCCCCCGCCGGTGGCGGTGCGCAGCTGGCCGCAGGTGGCGCCGGCCGACCCGGCCGCGGCCAACGCGGTGCTGATGCGCGCGCTGGGCCTGGTCGGCACGCCCTACCGCTACGGCGGCAATACCCCAGAATCGGGCTTCGACTGCAGCGGCCTGGTCGCCTACGTCTACCGCGACATGCTCGACCTGCGGCTGCCGCGCACCTCGCGCGAACTGGCCGCAGTGCAGGGTCCACGGATCGATCCGCAGCGCCTGAGCACCGGCGATCTGGTGTTTTTCGGCAGCGCCGGCACGGTCAGCCATGTCGGCATCTATGTCGGCGAGGGCCGCTTCGTACACGCCCCCAGCACAGGCGGAACGGTCCGTCTGGACTTTCTGGACGGGGCCTATTGGCGCGATCACTACACCGGCGCAAAACGTGTCCTGCACTGAAGTGTGGTTTCGCTCACATTCATAATTACGAAATATTAACGTAATTTGAACTTCCTCTTGCTGTCTACAGGGCATGATCGCCCATCGTTTGAATTTGTGATCGAAGCGTGACGACCGAAGCCAAGACCTCTCCAGGCAAGACCTCCGTCCCCCGCCGGGCCGCCTTCCGCCTCATTTGCACCGCCTCGCTCTGCCTCTCGGCCGTTCCGGCCCTGGCCCAGTCGGCCCCGGCCGACACCGTGGTCCCCGAAGCGATCGCCACCATCGCCCCGGCGCAGGTGACCACCGCCACCGGCTCGGCCAGCACCAATTCCACCGCTTCGCAGCCCGCGACCGCCAAGCCGGCCGCCGCGCAGACCCCGGCCACGGCACGCAGCAAGGCCGATGCCGCCGCCACCGCCACCCTGGCCGCCCTGCTCCCGCACCTGGCCGCCAACGACACCATTCCGCTGATGGACCGCTCGGCGATGTTCGCCGGCGACATCAGCCGCCTGCTGGCCAACTACGACGTGTCCCAGGCGCCGCTGCGCGAAGGCGTGGTGCCGGGCGGCGACAAGGTCCAGTCGGTGCTCAAGCGCGCCATGGCGCTGCTCGGCACCCCGTACCGCTGGGGCGGCGAAGACACCGAAGGCTTCGATTGCAGCGGCCTGGTCGGCTACGTGTTCCGGACCGCGCTGGGCATCGAGCTGCCGCGCGTGTCGCGCGAGATGGCACGCGAGGCCAATGCCGAACTGATCAAGGACCGCGACGCGCTGGCCCCGGGCGACCTGGTGTTCTTCGGCCGCAAGGGCCGCGTCGACCACGTCGGCCTGTACGTCGGCGAGGGCCGCTTCCTGCACGCGCCGAGCCGCGGCAAGGACGTGCGCGTGGACACGCTGACCAGCGGCTACTGGAGCGAGAAGTTCGTGCAGGCGCGGCGCGTGGCGATGTAAGTCGCGCGGCACGCCGGCAAACGACGAAAAGGCCGCTGGAGACAGCGGCCTTTTCCGTTGCTGCAGGCCATGCCTGCCCTGCGCTGCATGACCTCGCCGCGCGCCGGTCCGCGACCGCGCCTGCGGCGCGGCCACGGCCACCGCCGGCGCCAGGCTCAGGCCTGGTAGTGGGAGATGGTGTCCTCGATCCCCTTGCTCAGCTCCATCACCTTCAGCGCGTACTCGGCCAGGCGGTGGTCTTCGGGCGTGTCCGGGCTCCACGACGGCACCGGGGTCGGCTTGCCTTCGACCCCGTCCAGGGCCACGAACACGATGATGCAGTGGGTGCACAGGCGCGAGTCGCCGCCCATCGGGTCGCGCGCGCGCACGTCGATCGCGAAATGCATGCTGGTGCTGCCGGTGTAGACCAGCTTGGCGCTGACCGTGACCATGTCGCTGATCCGGATCGGCGAGACGAAGCGAATCCCGCCGACCGCCACGGTCACGCTGTAGCGCCCGCTCCAGCCGACCGCGGCGGCGTAGCCGACCTGGTCGATCCACTTCATCACCACCCCGCCGTGGACCTTGCCGCCGTAGTTGACGTCGATCGGCTCGGCCAGGAAGCGGAAGGTCAGTTCGCGTTGCGTGCCGCTCATCGGGGCTCCAGGGAAGGGGGGAAGACCCGCAAGTCTGCCACGTGCCGATGCCGCTGATGCCAGAGGCGATGCAACGCTGCAACGCGCGGATGTGCGGTTCCGGGCCAGGGATGTCGCTGCGCAGGAAACCAGCCGATAGCAGGCGCCATCGCCTTGCCAGGCAGCGCCGGCAGCCGGTCGCGCCTGCCTAGGCGTGCGCCAGCCCCGGGTTGTCGCGTTTGCGGATGCACAGCCACGGGAAGAACGGCTGCGGCCAGCGCAGCGCGCGCAGCCACCTGGCGCGCAGGCTGCGCGGATCGAACAAGCGGCGCACCACGATGCCGTCGAGCGCAGCATAGGTGTGCTGGTGGTAGCGGCTGGCCAGTTCCGCGCAGCCCAGGCCGGTGAAATAGCGCAGGCTGCGCGCGGCGCTGGCCTGCGCGTGCGCGGCATCGGCATAGAACGGGCTGTCGATCACGTGCAGTTCGCCATCGTCCTGCAGCAAGCCCAGCAAGCGTGCGATCAGCGCGCGCGGGTCGGCGAAATACTGGATGCAGGCCGGCAGCACGACCGCATCGAAGCGCTGCGGCGGCAACGGCAGCGTGTGGATGTCGCCGGCGACGAAGCTCAGACGCGCACTGGCCGCGAACACGCGCGCGGCCTGCGCCAACTCGGTACGGTTGACGTCGACGCCGCAGACCTCGCGCTGCAGGCCCTCGGCCAGCCGCTGCGACAGCCAGCCGTTGCCGCAGCCCAGTTCGAGCAACGGTCCGCTGCCGCCGCGCGCCTGCAGGTGGCGCAGCAGGCGCCGGCAGGAGGCGGCGCGCACCCGCCACTCGTGGCTCGCCCCCAACGCCCCGCCGGGACGCGGCAGCATGCGTACCTGCGCATCGCTGTAGACGCGGCCTTCCTGCTGGCGGACCGCGAGGTACCGGCGCTCGAACGGATCGGCGGCCAGCGCCTGCTGCACCAGCACCCCGTCGATCGGCACCAGGCCGGGCAGCGCCTGCAGTTGCGCGCGCAAGCGCGTCGCAGGCGTGCTCACCAGGCGATCAGCGCACCCGTCCGGAACCATCGGCCGGCCCATCCTCCAGGCCGACGTTGCTCGACGCCGCCTCGTACATGCTGCGGTCGAGCAGGCCGGTTTCCTTGGCCACCAGCACCGGCACCAGCATCTGCCCGGTGACGTTGGTCATGGTGCGCATCATGTCCAGCACGCGGTCGATCGCGTACAGGTAGCCGATCACCTCCAGCGGCAGGTTGGCCGCGCTCAGCACCACCGTGGCCATCACCACCGCGGTACCGGGCACGCCGGCGGTGCCGAAGCTGCCCAGCACCGAGGCGATCAGCACCACGAAATACTGGTTGGCGGTCAGCGGCACCCCGGTGTATTGGGCGATGAACACCGCGCACAGCGCCGGGAAGATCGCCCCGCAGCCGTCCATCTTGATGCTGGCGCCCAGCGGCACCGCGAACGCGGCGTAGTCCTTGTTGACGCCGAGGTTGTGGGTGATCGAGCGCAGCGCCACCGGCATCGCGGCGAAGCTGGAGGAACTGACGAAGGCCACCTGCATGCCCGGCGCGGCGCCGCGGAAGAACTTCCACGGGTTCAGCCCGTGCGCCAGCAGCAGGCCGCTGTACACCACCAGGATGTGGATCGCGCAGGCCAGGTACAGCGCCAGCACGAAGTTGCCGAACGGCAGCAGCTTCTCGAAGCCGTAGCTGCCGACCAGCGAGGCGATCAGGCCGAAGGTGCCGAGCGGGGTCATCTCCAGCACGAAGCGGGTGACCTGGATCATGATCTCGCTCATCTGCCCGGTGAGCTTGCGTGCCTCGGCCACGCGCTCGCCCAGCTTGACCATCGCAAAGCCCAGCAGCGCGGCGAAGAAGATCACCGGCAGGATCGAGCCGCGCCCGGCCGCCAGCACCGTCTCGCCGGCGGCGTTGGTCCTGGTGCCGATGCCGGTCAGCGCATAGAACGGATTGGACGGCACTACGTCCAGCAGCACCTGGATCGGGCTGGGCACGTCGCGCGGCTTCCATGCGCCATCCACGCTCAGGCCGAAGTGGCCGGCGCCCGGCTGCAGCAGCGTGCCCACGGCCAGGCCGACGCCGACCGCCAGCGCGGCGGTGAGCACGAACCACAGGAAGGTGCGCCCGCCGAGCCTGGCCACCGATTGCTGGCCGTGCAGCGAGGAGATCGCGTTGATCACCGCGAAGAACACCAGCGGCACCGCGATCATCTTGATCAGGGTCACGTACAGATCGCCCAGCGGCCCGAACCAGGTGTCCGCCGCCGGCCCCATCGCCCAGCCGGCCAGCGCACCGAGCACGAAGCCGGCCACCACGCGCTGCCAGAACGGAATGCGCAACCAGGCGGTCACCAATGTCATCGATGCTATCCAGGAAATCTCGGGATCCTGCACCATAGCGCAAGCCGGCGCGGGCGACGACGCCATGGCTGGAAAGGCGCGATGTCATCGGCGTGCCTTGTCGCAGCCGGCATAATGCGCAGGACTTCGTGCCCAGGGCCCGTTCCTCGTATGCGCTACCTCGTTCCCGCCTTCGCCGCCGCCTCCACCCTGCTGCTGGCCGCCTGCGCCAGCGCCCCGCGCGCGCCGGCCAGCGCCGCCGTCGCGCCGATCCAGGTGCCCGCCGTCGCTCATCCAAGTGGCGAGACGCCGGACTGGTGGTACCGCAGCGGCGCGGCCAAGGCGGCCAACAACGGCGCGATGCGCGGCAAGGCCAAGAACGTGATCCTGTTCCTCGGCGACGGCATGAGCCTGACCACGGTCGCCGCCGCGCGCATCCTCGACGGCCAGCGCAAGGGCGCCTCCGGCGAGGAGAACCAGCTGGCGTGGGAAGCGTTCCCGGCCACCGCGCTGAGCAAGACCTACAACACCGACTCGCAGACCCCGGACTCGGCCGGCACCATGACCTCGATCACCACCGGGGTGAAGACCCACATGGGCGCGATCGGCGTGTCCGCCGGCAAGCGCGAGGCCTGCGCCGACAGCCTCGGCAAGCACCTGCTGACCTGGCTGGAACTGGCCGACAGCGCCGGCATGAACACCGGCATCGTCACCACCACCCGGCTGACCCACGCCACCCCTGCGGCGACCTACGCGCACACTCCCGAGCGCAACTGGGAAAGCGACACCGACCTGCCCGGGAAGGCGGTGGCCGAAGGCTGCCGCGACATCGCCCAGCAGATGGTCGGCGCGCGCTTCGGCCGCGGCCCGCAGGTGATGCTGGCCGGCGGCCGCGGCCAGTTCACCACCGTCGAGCAGCGCGATCCGGAATACGACGACAAGGTCGGCCTGCGCCTGGACGGCCGCGACCTGATCGGCGAATGGCGCCAGCGCCATCCGCAGGGCGCCTACGTCTGGAACCGCGGGCAGCTGGAAGCGGCGCAGAACGCGCCGGCGCTGCTGGGCCTGTTCGAGCCGGACCACATGCAGTTCGACCACGACCGCGACCAGGGCGCCGGCGGCGACCCGAGCCTGGCCGAGATGACCCGCGCCGCGATCCGCACCCTGTCGCGCGGCAAGGACGGCTACGTGCTGATGGTCGAAGGCGGCCGCATCGACCACGCCCACCACGCCGGCAACGCCTACCGCGCGCTGGACGAGACCATCGCCCTGTCGCAGGCGGTGCAGGCCGCGGCGGAGGCGACCTCGGCCGAGGACACGCTGATCGTCGTCACCGCCGACCATTCGCACACGCTCAACTTCGTCGGCTACCCGCAGCGCGGCAACCCGATCCTGGGCAAGGTGCGCGGCACCAGCGGCGAAGACGCCAACACCGGCGAGCTGGCGCTGGACGGCAACGGCCAGCCGTACGCCACGCTCAGCTATGCCAACGGCCCCGGCTATACCGGCGCCAGCAACCAGCAGCCGGCCGGCATCAAGACCTTCCCGCATGCGCCGAGCAGCTTCGAGCCGGCGAACGGCCGCCCGGACCTGACCCATGTCGACACCGAAAGCCCGGACTTCATGCAGGAAGCGCTGGTGCCGACCAAGGCCGAGACCCATGGCGGCGAGGACGTCGGCATCTGGGCGCGCGGCCCCGGCAGCGACGCGTTCCGCGGCAGCCTGGAAGAGAACGTGATCTACCACGTGATCGTGCAGGCCACGCCGAAGCTGCGCGGCCGCCTGTGCCAGGCCGGCACCTGCAATCCCGACGGCGTGCCGGTGCAGGTGCCGAAGCCGGACGCGTTCGTGGCCGACGCCGCCACCGCCACCGCGAAGTGACGGCGGCGCGGCGGCGCGCTCGCGCGCTACGGATCGCGCTGGCGCTGGCGGCGATCGCCGCGGCGCCATTGGCCTGGGCGCAGGCGGACAGCGCGTGCCGGCTCGGCGATCCGAACAGCGACCGCGCCATCGTGCCCGGCTGCAGCGTCGGCGCCGACGGGCGTCTGCGGCTGTCGCCGCAGACCGCACGGCGGTTGCAGTTCGACGCCGACGGCCTGGCCGTGCTGACCGTGCAGAACCAGTTCTACTACGTGCGCGCCGACGGCAGCAGCCTGCCGGTGATCACATGGGACAGCGGCCCGGACTATTTCGCCGAAGGCCTCACCCGCGGCATCTTCCATGGCCGCATCGGCTTCTACGACCGGCAGCTGCGCGAAGTGATTGCGCCGGTGCACGATTTCGCCTGGCCGTTCGAGCACGGCGTGGCCCGGGTCTGCGACGGCTGTCGCCGCGGCACGCCCGATGGCGAGGGGCACACGCCGATGCAAGGCGGGCGCTGGTACGCCATCGACCGCCGCAACCGCGAAGTGCCCGAACCGCAGCGCTGAGCGCGGGCACGTCGGGGGCGGCAGCGTCGACTTGCCGACAAGCAGACCGGCTCCGCTCTCCACTTGGACCGCAGGGCACGGCTTGCGCGCCACCGGCGCGTGCCGGGACGCAACCTCGTGGCGCCGCAGCGGCCGCACCACGCTTCGCGGCCGCGTCGCCAGCCTCTAAAGTGACACGATGAGCATCCGCCCCGCTACTGCATCTCCCTGCGCCGTGAGCGCCGCCCTGCCCGACCCGGCGCCGGCCGCGGTCCTGGTCGGCCTCAGCGGCGGGCTGGATTCCAGCGTGCTGCTGCATGCGCTGGCGCAACAGCCGCACTACCGCCGCGCCGGGCTGCGCGCGCTGCATGTGCACCACGGCCTGCATGCCGATGCCGATGCCTGG includes these proteins:
- a CDS encoding peptidylprolyl isomerase — translated: MKIEKDRVVRFHYTVSEAGQAPIETSKDRDPLVILIGHGNIIPGLENAMLDQEAGASFGVDVAAKDAYGDYREGLTQRVPKKHFGATKLQPGSQVVLQTNFGPRAVTVQKVGMSVVDVDLNHPMAGKDLHFDVEILEVREAKPEEIEHGHVHGDGGHHH
- a CDS encoding C40 family peptidase, translating into MQNKPVATSTRRRLPCWAALLCMAVLAACGRHEVRPSRPPPPVAVRSWPQVAPADPAAANAVLMRALGLVGTPYRYGGNTPESGFDCSGLVAYVYRDMLDLRLPRTSRELAAVQGPRIDPQRLSTGDLVFFGSAGTVSHVGIYVGEGRFVHAPSTGGTVRLDFLDGAYWRDHYTGAKRVLH
- a CDS encoding NlpC/P60 family protein — encoded protein: MTTEAKTSPGKTSVPRRAAFRLICTASLCLSAVPALAQSAPADTVVPEAIATIAPAQVTTATGSASTNSTASQPATAKPAAAQTPATARSKADAAATATLAALLPHLAANDTIPLMDRSAMFAGDISRLLANYDVSQAPLREGVVPGGDKVQSVLKRAMALLGTPYRWGGEDTEGFDCSGLVGYVFRTALGIELPRVSREMAREANAELIKDRDALAPGDLVFFGRKGRVDHVGLYVGEGRFLHAPSRGKDVRVDTLTSGYWSEKFVQARRVAM
- a CDS encoding acyl-CoA thioesterase, which codes for MSGTQRELTFRFLAEPIDVNYGGKVHGGVVMKWIDQVGYAAAVGWSGRYSVTVAVGGIRFVSPIRISDMVTVSAKLVYTGSTSMHFAIDVRARDPMGGDSRLCTHCIIVFVALDGVEGKPTPVPSWSPDTPEDHRLAEYALKVMELSKGIEDTISHYQA
- a CDS encoding class I SAM-dependent methyltransferase, with the protein product MVPDGCADRLVSTPATRLRAQLQALPGLVPIDGVLVQQALAADPFERRYLAVRQQEGRVYSDAQVRMLPRPGGALGASHEWRVRAASCRRLLRHLQARGGSGPLLELGCGNGWLSQRLAEGLQREVCGVDVNRTELAQAARVFAASARLSFVAGDIHTLPLPPQRFDAVVLPACIQYFADPRALIARLLGLLQDDGELHVIDSPFYADAAHAQASAARSLRYFTGLGCAELASRYHQHTYAALDGIVVRRLFDPRSLRARWLRALRWPQPFFPWLCIRKRDNPGLAHA
- a CDS encoding dicarboxylate/amino acid:cation symporter codes for the protein MTLVTAWLRIPFWQRVVAGFVLGALAGWAMGPAADTWFGPLGDLYVTLIKMIAVPLVFFAVINAISSLHGQQSVARLGGRTFLWFVLTAALAVGVGLAVGTLLQPGAGHFGLSVDGAWKPRDVPSPIQVLLDVVPSNPFYALTGIGTRTNAAGETVLAAGRGSILPVIFFAALLGFAMVKLGERVAEARKLTGQMSEIMIQVTRFVLEMTPLGTFGLIASLVGSYGFEKLLPFGNFVLALYLACAIHILVVYSGLLLAHGLNPWKFFRGAAPGMQVAFVSSSSFAAMPVALRSITHNLGVNKDYAAFAVPLGASIKMDGCGAIFPALCAVFIAQYTGVPLTANQYFVVLIASVLGSFGTAGVPGTAVVMATVVLSAANLPLEVIGYLYAIDRVLDMMRTMTNVTGQMLVPVLVAKETGLLDRSMYEAASSNVGLEDGPADGSGRVR
- a CDS encoding alkaline phosphatase, producing MRYLVPAFAAASTLLLAACASAPRAPASAAVAPIQVPAVAHPSGETPDWWYRSGAAKAANNGAMRGKAKNVILFLGDGMSLTTVAAARILDGQRKGASGEENQLAWEAFPATALSKTYNTDSQTPDSAGTMTSITTGVKTHMGAIGVSAGKREACADSLGKHLLTWLELADSAGMNTGIVTTTRLTHATPAATYAHTPERNWESDTDLPGKAVAEGCRDIAQQMVGARFGRGPQVMLAGGRGQFTTVEQRDPEYDDKVGLRLDGRDLIGEWRQRHPQGAYVWNRGQLEAAQNAPALLGLFEPDHMQFDHDRDQGAGGDPSLAEMTRAAIRTLSRGKDGYVLMVEGGRIDHAHHAGNAYRALDETIALSQAVQAAAEATSAEDTLIVVTADHSHTLNFVGYPQRGNPILGKVRGTSGEDANTGELALDGNGQPYATLSYANGPGYTGASNQQPAGIKTFPHAPSSFEPANGRPDLTHVDTESPDFMQEALVPTKAETHGGEDVGIWARGPGSDAFRGSLEENVIYHVIVQATPKLRGRLCQAGTCNPDGVPVQVPKPDAFVADAATATAK
- a CDS encoding WG repeat-containing protein: MTAARRRARALRIALALAAIAAAPLAWAQADSACRLGDPNSDRAIVPGCSVGADGRLRLSPQTARRLQFDADGLAVLTVQNQFYYVRADGSSLPVITWDSGPDYFAEGLTRGIFHGRIGFYDRQLREVIAPVHDFAWPFEHGVARVCDGCRRGTPDGEGHTPMQGGRWYAIDRRNREVPEPQR